TTGTTTTTAGTAATGGAATTTTACATAAAACGTTGATAGATACTATCTTGTAAACTTTCTTTTCGTGTGAAAAATCTCCAAATTAAACTATATTGCACACTTGGGATTGGTGTGTATTTTTGGAGAAAGTCATGAATTGCAAAAAATACCTTTTTTCGGGTCTTGCCCTTTTGGGCTTGGCTTCGACAGCTGCTTTTGCTGCACTCAGCACAGATGATTATGTAGAAGCAGCTTGGATGACCACCCGCTTTTTCGGAGCACAGCGCTCCGGTGAAGGCCCCAACTGGATTCTGGATGGTACAAACAATCCGACTAGCTTTACCAAGGACAGCTATAACGGCAAAAACGTGAGCGGCGGTTGGTTTGACTGCGGCGACCACGTGATGTATGGTCAGTCCCAGGGCTTCGCCTCTTACGTGCTCGCTTTGGCTTACGCTGAATTTACCGAAGGTTTCTACGACCTTTATACCGGTGACTACACCGACTACAAGGCCAGCAAGGACTATTCCATGAAGGGCGGCAAGCCCAACAAGGAACGCGACTTACTCGAAGAACTCCGCTACGAAGCAGATTTCTGGGTCAAGGCCGCTATCGATGGCAATAACTTTGTGACGGTCAAGGGTGACGGTAACGCTGACCACCAGAAGTGGGTGACTGCCGGTGCCATGAGCAAACTCGGCTCGGGCGAAGGTGGCGAACCGCGCTCGATTACCGGTAATGCAAACGATTCTTACACGCCGGGTATGGCAGCCGCTATGCTTGCCGTGATGGCCCGTATGGATCCCGAAGAATCGAACCAGAAGAAATACCTTGATGCAGCAAAGGTTGCATACAGCTATTCCAAGAATCACAAGGGTGTGACGAATTCGGGCAACTTCTATGAATCGACTTGGTGGGACGGCCGTACGCAGGATGGCGTTTTCCTTGCCGCCTTGGAACTTTACCGTACGACGAAAGACGAATCCTACAAGAAAGATGCTACAAAGTATTTTGACGATCTTCAATTCGTGAAGGGTATGTATACCCGATTCTCCTACAGCAACGCAGTGCCGCTTTCTGTGGTGATGGGTGCCGGTGCCCTTGGCCTTGAACCGGGTGGACAGTACAGAGACGTGGAACGTTTCTTGGAAAAGCTTTACCAGGAAAATATGTCCAATGACGTGTTCAAGGGCGAAACCAGCAATAGCGACCATTTCCATGTGCGTACCCCCTCTGGTGGCGCCTTCCTCTATGCTCTTTATTCCAAGCTTTTCGACGATGATGCCTATGATGGCTTGGTCGAAAAGAATGTGGCCTACTTGCTCGGTGACAATAGCAACAAGAAGTCTTATGTGGTAGGCTTTACCAAGAATGGTGCCAATGCTCCTAAGCGCCCGCATCACCGTGGCTACTATGGCAACGAAGATCCGGGTCGTGAAGTTGGCGGCATGGGCGATGCTCCTGAAAAGAACAAGTATCTGGGCGGCATGATTGCAGGAAACTTTAACGATGGCAATCATAGCAGTGACGTGTCGAACTGGCAGCTTAACGAAGTCTGCGTCGACATGAACGCTCCGATGGTGGGTGCTCTCGGTTTCATCTTGAGCAAGAAGGCTCCGAAGACCGACGAAGAACTTGGCGTCAAGTCTGTTGCCAAGAAAGACACCGTCAAGAAAGATACCGTTAGCAAGGATACAGTCAAAAAGGACACCACCAAGAAAGATACCAGCGATGCAATCATCCCGCGTCTTTCTCTGACCAAGAACTTCAACCTGACTTCGAGCGGCTCCATGGTGAGCATCTCTCAGGTCTTGAATATGCCTTTCAGGGTGCAGGTCTTTGACCTGACCGGTAAGCTTTTGCAGGAAATCAAGGGCGAAGGTCACAACCTTCAGTTCAAGATTCAGGGTAAGGGCGTATTCCGGGTGCGTGTTATCTCGGCTCGAGCGAGCGAGATGTTCACGGTGAAGGCTTATTAATAAATCTG
Above is a genomic segment from Fibrobacter sp. UWB5 containing:
- a CDS encoding glycoside hydrolase family 9 protein — translated: MNCKKYLFSGLALLGLASTAAFAALSTDDYVEAAWMTTRFFGAQRSGEGPNWILDGTNNPTSFTKDSYNGKNVSGGWFDCGDHVMYGQSQGFASYVLALAYAEFTEGFYDLYTGDYTDYKASKDYSMKGGKPNKERDLLEELRYEADFWVKAAIDGNNFVTVKGDGNADHQKWVTAGAMSKLGSGEGGEPRSITGNANDSYTPGMAAAMLAVMARMDPEESNQKKYLDAAKVAYSYSKNHKGVTNSGNFYESTWWDGRTQDGVFLAALELYRTTKDESYKKDATKYFDDLQFVKGMYTRFSYSNAVPLSVVMGAGALGLEPGGQYRDVERFLEKLYQENMSNDVFKGETSNSDHFHVRTPSGGAFLYALYSKLFDDDAYDGLVEKNVAYLLGDNSNKKSYVVGFTKNGANAPKRPHHRGYYGNEDPGREVGGMGDAPEKNKYLGGMIAGNFNDGNHSSDVSNWQLNEVCVDMNAPMVGALGFILSKKAPKTDEELGVKSVAKKDTVKKDTVSKDTVKKDTTKKDTSDAIIPRLSLTKNFNLTSSGSMVSISQVLNMPFRVQVFDLTGKLLQEIKGEGHNLQFKIQGKGVFRVRVISARASEMFTVKAY